The following coding sequences are from one Rhizobiaceae bacterium window:
- a CDS encoding molybdopterin oxidoreductase family protein, which translates to MQSEPRLALSEPVGDEVRKTTCYMCACRCGIDVHIKDGKIRYIEGNRDHPVNKGVLCAKGSAGIMQHYAPARLRAPLKRVGPRGSGEFIEISWDEALETATEWLGAVRRSDPKKLAFFTGRDQSQSLTGFWAQQFGTPNYAAHGGFCSVNMAAGGIMTIGGAFWEFGAPDWERTKLFVMFGVAEDHDSNPIKMGISKLKKRGARFVSVNPVRTGYSAVADNWIGIRPGTDGLLILSLVHELLKARRIDVDYIRRYSNASWLIIDAPGQSDHGLFARDEAGRPLIFESVTEQIAPHGSAGAQPALSGRYRLEDGRFAVPSFQLLAEKYLDPKYAPEAVAAETGVAAETIRGLVAEIGRIAFDEAITVEQAWTDMNGQRHASFIGRPVSFHAMRGISAHSNGFQTARALHMLQVLIGAVDCPGGFRFEPPYPKPVEAHPTPHGRAEHFGSNKPLSGPHLGFPRGPEDMLIDKEGRPTRLDKAFSWDAPFAVHGAMQMVIANAHAGDPYPIDVLFLYMANMAWNSSMNTAGTIRMLEDRDPETGEYRIPKIIYSDAYASEMVAYADLVLPDTTYLERHDCISLLDRPITEPDAVQDAIRWPVVEPDRDVRGFQTVILDLGARLRLPGFADSRGMPIYKDYADYIVRHERRPGIGPLAGFRGANGDRAGRGAANPDQLQRYIENGSFFSAHIPLEAQFFKHANRAYQDFAVRMGFFDEPKPVTFQLYQESLQKFRLSAEGMREPVAPETHRQRILDTFTPLPDWYRPFEEDMVSREAFPYHAITQRPAAMYHSWGSMNAWLRQIHTKNVLYVPGAVCDAEGLKTGDWAWVTSHHGRIKVEIARTEAANSDTMWTWNAIGKREAAWALDKRAPEAQKGFLLNHLIKELLPPKDDGMRWSNADPVTGQAAWYDLRVRIEKAKPGEVSEPHLAALREPAPADVPANELRYGQEWAH; encoded by the coding sequence ATGCAGTCCGAGCCGCGCCTTGCCCTGTCCGAGCCCGTCGGCGACGAGGTGCGCAAGACCACCTGTTATATGTGCGCCTGCCGATGCGGCATCGACGTGCATATCAAGGACGGCAAGATCCGCTATATCGAGGGCAATCGCGACCATCCGGTCAACAAGGGTGTGCTCTGCGCCAAGGGCTCGGCCGGCATCATGCAGCACTATGCGCCGGCGCGGCTGCGGGCGCCGCTGAAGCGCGTGGGACCGCGCGGCTCCGGCGAGTTCATCGAAATCTCATGGGACGAAGCGCTGGAAACGGCGACTGAATGGCTCGGCGCGGTGCGGCGGAGCGACCCTAAGAAACTCGCCTTCTTCACAGGCCGCGACCAGTCGCAGTCGCTGACCGGCTTTTGGGCCCAGCAGTTCGGCACGCCGAACTACGCCGCGCATGGCGGCTTCTGCTCCGTCAACATGGCGGCTGGCGGCATCATGACAATCGGCGGCGCGTTCTGGGAGTTCGGCGCGCCCGACTGGGAGCGCACGAAGCTGTTCGTGATGTTCGGCGTCGCGGAGGATCACGATTCCAATCCCATAAAGATGGGCATTTCGAAGCTGAAGAAGCGCGGCGCGCGTTTCGTCTCCGTGAACCCGGTGCGAACCGGCTATTCGGCTGTGGCCGACAACTGGATCGGCATCAGGCCCGGCACCGACGGTCTGCTGATCCTGTCTCTGGTGCACGAACTGCTCAAGGCGCGGCGGATCGATGTCGACTATATCCGTCGCTACTCCAACGCTTCCTGGCTCATCATCGACGCGCCGGGGCAGTCCGATCACGGGCTGTTCGCCCGGGATGAGGCGGGCCGACCGCTGATATTCGAGAGCGTGACGGAGCAGATTGCGCCGCACGGCAGCGCCGGCGCGCAGCCCGCGCTTTCGGGTCGCTACAGGCTGGAAGACGGGCGATTCGCCGTGCCTTCGTTCCAGTTGCTCGCCGAAAAATACCTCGATCCCAAATACGCGCCGGAAGCCGTGGCCGCCGAAACGGGCGTCGCTGCCGAGACGATTCGCGGACTTGTCGCCGAGATCGGACGTATAGCCTTCGATGAAGCGATCACGGTGGAGCAGGCATGGACCGATATGAACGGCCAGCGCCACGCGTCCTTCATCGGACGTCCGGTGTCATTCCACGCCATGCGGGGCATCTCAGCCCATTCCAACGGTTTCCAGACCGCGCGGGCGCTGCACATGCTGCAGGTGCTGATCGGCGCGGTCGATTGCCCCGGCGGCTTCCGTTTCGAGCCGCCCTATCCCAAGCCTGTGGAGGCGCATCCGACGCCGCATGGACGCGCCGAGCATTTCGGGTCGAACAAGCCCCTATCTGGGCCGCATCTGGGTTTCCCGCGCGGGCCGGAGGACATGCTGATCGACAAGGAGGGCAGGCCGACGCGGCTCGACAAGGCCTTTTCGTGGGATGCGCCGTTCGCGGTCCATGGCGCCATGCAAATGGTCATCGCCAATGCGCATGCCGGCGACCCGTACCCGATCGACGTCCTGTTCCTCTATATGGCCAACATGGCCTGGAACTCGTCCATGAACACGGCGGGCACGATCAGGATGCTGGAGGATCGGGACCCGGAAACCGGCGAGTACAGGATTCCGAAGATCATCTATTCGGACGCCTATGCGTCGGAAATGGTCGCCTATGCCGATCTCGTTCTGCCGGACACGACCTATCTCGAACGGCACGACTGCATCTCGCTGCTCGATCGGCCGATCACGGAACCGGACGCTGTGCAGGATGCGATCCGCTGGCCGGTCGTGGAGCCCGACCGCGACGTGCGCGGATTTCAGACCGTCATCCTCGATCTCGGGGCACGGCTGCGGCTGCCGGGCTTTGCCGACAGTCGCGGCATGCCGATCTACAAGGACTACGCGGACTACATCGTGCGCCACGAGCGGCGGCCGGGAATCGGGCCGCTGGCGGGTTTTCGCGGCGCGAATGGCGACCGGGCAGGGCGGGGTGCGGCCAATCCGGACCAGTTGCAGCGCTATATCGAGAACGGCTCGTTCTTTTCGGCCCACATTCCGCTCGAAGCGCAGTTCTTCAAGCATGCGAACAGGGCATATCAGGACTTTGCCGTGCGCATGGGGTTCTTCGACGAGCCCAAGCCGGTGACGTTCCAACTCTACCAGGAATCGCTGCAGAAATTCAGGCTCTCGGCGGAAGGCATGCGGGAACCGGTGGCGCCCGAAACGCACCGGCAGCGCATACTGGACACGTTCACGCCGCTTCCCGACTGGTATCGGCCATTCGAGGAAGATATGGTTTCGCGCGAGGCGTTTCCCTACCACGCGATCACGCAGCGGCCTGCGGCGATGTACCATTCGTGGGGGTCGATGAACGCGTGGCTGCGGCAGATCCACACAAAAAACGTGCTCTACGTGCCGGGCGCTGTCTGCGACGCCGAGGGACTGAAGACAGGCGACTGGGCCTGGGTAACGTCGCATCACGGCCGTATCAAGGTGGAGATCGCACGGACCGAAGCCGCCAACTCTGACACGATGTGGACGTGGAACGCGATCGGCAAGCGGGAAGCCGCATGGGCGCTGGACAAGCGCGCTCCGGAGGCCCAAAAGGGATTTCTTTTGAACCATTTGATAAAGGAACTTCTACCGCCGAAGGACGACGGAATGCGGTGGTCGAACGCCGATCCGGTCACCGGCCAGGCGGCCTGGTACGACCTGCGCGTCCGCATCGAGAAGGCGAAGCCCGGCGAAGTCAGCGAGCCGCATCTCGCGGCGTTGCGCGAGCCCGCGCCGGCTGATGTGCCGGCGAATGAACTTCGCTACGGGCAGGAGTGGGCGCATTGA
- a CDS encoding 4Fe-4S dicluster domain-containing protein: MTSLPSLPTPKKLGLVIDLDVCVGCHACVISCKEWNTGGYGSALSDQDPYGPDVSGTFLNRIHSFEVVPEDGKVIGEAGDARIVHFPKSCLHCEDAPCVTVCPTGASYKRSADGIVLVDESKCIGCGLCAWACPYGAREMDLAAGVMKKCTLCVDRIYNETLAEIDRVPSCVRTCPANARHFGDFADPESNVSIMVAERGGMDLMPEQGTRPVNKYLPPRPRTVLADSAPRTAADTGGTTGFFAWLDGVLERM; this comes from the coding sequence TTGACCAGCCTGCCATCCCTGCCGACACCGAAAAAGCTTGGGCTCGTGATCGATCTCGACGTGTGCGTCGGCTGCCATGCCTGCGTCATCTCCTGCAAGGAGTGGAATACTGGCGGTTACGGCAGCGCGCTTTCCGATCAGGACCCGTATGGGCCGGACGTGTCGGGCACCTTCCTCAACCGCATCCACAGTTTCGAGGTGGTGCCCGAAGACGGCAAGGTCATCGGCGAAGCCGGCGATGCGCGGATCGTGCATTTCCCGAAATCCTGCCTGCATTGCGAGGATGCGCCCTGCGTGACCGTCTGCCCGACCGGCGCCTCCTACAAGCGCTCGGCGGACGGCATCGTGCTCGTCGACGAGAGCAAGTGCATCGGCTGCGGGCTGTGTGCATGGGCGTGTCCCTATGGTGCGCGCGAAATGGACCTTGCCGCCGGCGTCATGAAGAAATGCACGCTTTGCGTCGACCGCATTTACAACGAAACGCTCGCCGAGATCGACCGCGTGCCGTCCTGCGTCCGCACCTGCCCGGCCAATGCGCGGCATTTCGGCGATTTCGCCGACCCGGAATCCAACGTGTCGATCATGGTCGCGGAGCGCGGCGGCATGGATCTGATGCCGGAGCAGGGGACGCGTCCGGTCAACAAATACCTTCCGCCGCGTCCGAGGACCGTGCTCGCCGACAGCGCTCCGCGAACGGCCGCAGACACCGGCGGCACAACCGGGTTCTTCGCATGGCTCGACGGCGTGCTGGAGCGGATGTGA